The genomic stretch CTCGCCTCCGCTGGCATCAGTGCAGGCAGCATGGGTATGAATTTCATTAACAAACACGCCTGCAATATGCGTCCATATATTGTCAGCAACCGCAGCTCCGGTGTTTACCAAACCGGCGGCTGTGCCCCCATCCGCGGTTAGACAGTCTGGGGCACTATTAGTATCATTGCTAATCTGAAAACTTGGGACATCACCTATTAAACCTAAAGTAATACCGGCGCCGGTCTGACAACCAAAGCGCGTAAAGATACTGCCTGACAGAGATATAGGGGCTCCTGTTGATGGGTCAATCATTGGAATCTTCTTCACCCATGCTTCTATTGTAAATTCTCTGTTAACCATACTGGATACACTGTTAGCAAGGCTTATATAATATCGTTTAGCATAATCAAGAGACCCATCAGCGCCCGGATCATGATCTGTTCCAGCGTCTGCACCATCAGGCCCAAAATCATCCTGCAGCACCGGGCTGAAATTAATGGCATAAGCACCTGCATTCGGCAGGGTCACCTTAGTCTGCGGGCCTGCGCCGCAGCTTATCAGCAAAAACCCTGCAATTGCCAAAGTAAAAATACCTGCAGTAAGAAGTAATAATTTTGTCCTATAATTAAACAACCTCTTCATAATTATACCTTCCCCCTTGATTAGTTATATAAAACTCAAAAAGTATAAGACATTGCCTTTTGAGATGTCAAGCATTAAAAATTTATGCTTTTATGGCTCTCTAATGAGCGGCTGAATCACCTCTGAAGATTGACCGCCTCACACATTTTATTAGGTTTCCGTCTATATCTATGATGATTATTTATTCCTCTGGTGCTTAGTCTTTTTGAGGAGTTTTTTATGTTTATGTTTGCTCATCTTTTTCTTCCGCCACTTTACAACGCTGCCCATTACATCGCCTCCTTTTTTAATGAACCTCCCCGCCGCAGAGACGGCGG from Nitrospirota bacterium encodes the following:
- a CDS encoding AURKAIP1/COX24 domain-containing protein is translated as MGSVVKWRKKKMSKHKHKKLLKKTKHQRNK